The DNA window CAGCTTGCTGGCCCTATTTTTTTGGATTTTAACGGGGTGATGACGGAGGGAAAACGTATGATGCATCACGCCGCTTTGCGGTAAAAACGACAAAAAAAACGGGACCCTTGCGGATCCCGGTTCAAAACGCGGTAAAACAGATTAGCGCTACGGCCCAAATTACGACGAGGATCTATTGCATACATTCTCTCACGTCGTAACTGAAACGAGCTTTCCCTGGTGTCATTATGATTATTGGTGATGCGATCTTACTATTGTTATATTTTTATTGTGGTGTTGCTGTGTGTCTCTTCTGATACCATGTTTGACTATATAATGTGGTATGTCAAGCAATGTTTAGGTTATACATTGTACCATATACCAGTTTTGGATCGCTTTTTTGCACGGCAAGTATGAAAACGACTGAAAAAACAGCAAAAAAAATCGAAGGAAAAAATGGATAACAATCACCAGAAATTCGATTCACAGTCGATAGCAAACCGGGTCAGGGAACTGTTTGTACATTATGGGATTGGTAAGCGTCAGCATGCCAAAGAGCTCAGCCGCATTCTGGATCTGAGTTTTTCGCATGCGCATCGTAAGCTGAAGGGGCAAAGTCCCTGGACTCTGGAGCAAATTAACAACGTCGCTGCGGCATTAGGGGAAACGCCCGCCGCGATCGTGGACACCGGCCCTGAAAATGTCATCTCTGCGCAAACTATGGTGCGAGATGCCATCTTTTACGTGGGGGGTGTGGAACTGGGTTGTGTGGCTTATATCGGCCATGAGCTGGTTGGCGGACGTTCGTCGGAATATGTCGCGTTGCAGCAGGCGGGGCAATGGTGTCTTTATCGTGCGGATGATGCGCCGCTGGGGCAGCGTTTTTGCGTGGAGCTGATCGAGCTTCGCTCAGCCGCCGTCGAAGATGAGCGCCTGAGCATTGCGGTACTTGATGATTCACATCAGGCGGCCGATGAGCTGACCAAATACCTAAACAGCCGCGGTTTTCATGCGGTGGCATTTTATGATGTCAGCAGTTTTAACCTGGCGTTGCAGCAGAGCCTGTTCGATGGTTATGTGGTCGACTGGTTGATTGGTCAGGAAACGGCAGATCAATGTATTGCAGCCATCCGCGCCTCGGATAACCCGGATGCGCCGGTTCTGGTTCTCACCGGCCAGTTAGGGACCGATCAGCGCGAATCTGAAATCGCCAGGGCGATGCGCGACTATGACGTACTGGGCCCTTATGAAAAGCCAGTACGGCTCCATGTGATTGAAGCCGCACTGTTGCGCTGTTTTAATCTCTAGCGGCCAGCAGTGAAGCCAGTGCGGAAGACAACGCGTCCAGCCTGACCGGCTTCATCAGGTAATTGTCGAACAGCGCCCGCTGTTCGGCAGACAGTTGTTCCGGGGTGTAAGCGCTAATGCCCACGATCGGAATACCACGGTTGGGGCCACGTTGGCTGCGTAATTGTTTAGCCAGCGCGGCACCGTCAATGCCGGGCATTTGCAGATCCAGCAGTAATGCGTCATAAGGGCGACGGAGCAGCTTTTGCAGCGCCCGTTCCGACGAATTGCACAGTTCATGTTGATAGCCGAGCTTGTCCAGCAGCGCCGCGAAGGCGTCACTCACCGATTTGTTGTCATCAACCACCAAAATATGCCGCTGTTTTTGCAGCAGGCCCTGGTGGTGGTGAGGTATTTCGTCGAGCCGTTCTTCGTTGCTGACTTCAACCGGAATACTGACGATGAAGGTGCTGCCTTTTTTGGGCTCACTGTAGACGGTAATGCTGCCGTCGAGCAGCGTGACCAGTCCGTGTACAATCGCCAGCCCCATGCCGACGCCGCCATACTGCCGGGTATGCGACTGATCGAGCTGGGTGAAGGGCTGGAATATCTGGTCGAGCATCTCCTTTTCGATACCGATACCGGTATCCGTGACCTCAATAATCAATGCATTGCCGTTAGGCTGGCGCCGCAGGCTGCTATACAGCGTGATGGTGCCGCTTTCGGTATATTTGAACGCGTTGGTCAGCAGGTTGACGATAATTTGCCTGATGCGCAGTGGATCGGAATGTATCTGCAGATGACCGCACTCCACTTCACACAACAGCGTCACCTGATCTTTCTGACTCAGCGTATTGATTTCATTAGCCGTTTCCTCGACCAGTCGCTGGACGTCGAAGGGGGCGATGCGCAGCTCCATCATTCCGCTGTCCAGGTGCGCGTAATCGGTCAGATCTTTCATCTGGCTTTCAATTTGCTGCGCAGCAGTTTCCAGACGTTGGAAGGTGTCCGCATGTTCGGCCGACACCTTGGTATTCACCAGCACATCAATGGCAGACATAATACTTTGCAGCGAGGTGCGCAGTTCGTGACCAATGGCCCCCCAGGAAGGCGTTTTTGGTGCGAGTGGCTTTCTCTGCCTCAATCGCTTTGGCCTGCTGCCGGATTGTCAGGCGCTGCTGGCGCAGCACAATCAGGGTGATGGCGATCAGCGCGATCACCGAGAACATCACGATCACCAGACCATAAAAAATGATGTGTCGTTTTTCGATATAGTCTTCGTAGGCGGCGGTGCGCTGCTTCACTTCAGCGTGATCGGTCAGGTTGGCCATCTCAATCGCATAGGGCTTAATCTGCCTCATGGCCTGCGAAATCAACGAGAAATCAATCTTCGGGCTGTTGAGCAAATGATCAATCTGATCCATTTTCTCGCGCATGTGCGTGACCACCTCGGGATAACCCGGTTCGGCGTACAGTGGCTGGGTGGATTCGGACACCGTTTCCAGCACGTAAAAGCGAGAGTAAAGGATTTCAAATTTAAGCCGCAGATCCTCGGCGTCCACCTGCGGCGCATTTTTCAGCTGTTCGACCAGCGTATCAAACTCGGCCAGCTTGATGGAGAACTTGGCGATCGACCAGGAGTAATTCTCCTGGGTGCCGGCGATAGCATACAGCCCCTTCTTTGACAGGGTTGCGCTGTAGTAATACAGCGTCACCGTAGAGGCAACCAAAAACAGTGCGGCAAAAATAGCCGGGATCGCCAGCCTGCTGTTGCTTTTAAACCCTGTGAGCTTCATTTGATCACAATCCTGTCCACTTGCCAGATAAAGCGTGAGTTGTAGAGCGGGGAATTCAACTCAGGCCCTGCGGCATCCCTGGGATAAACCAAAAACAGCGGGCCGAAGTTTCTGATCTTCAGCATTTCGCCGTCCATCTTGTAAGCCAAAATCATATTGTATTTCTCGACGTCGGACAGCGGCACGTCGATGTAATAATCATTCAGCGCGTAAAACGTCAGAGTGCTGCCCTTGGCCCCCACACGCGCCAAAATGTCCGCCACGGCAACCCCTTCGAACTTTCTTTGCGGCGTCCAGGAGGTTGAGGTGGTGATGCTGCTCACCGGCATCGCTAACAGTTGTTTATCGGTAAACAGATAACTTTTTTTTGCCGGATCGGTGGTGTTTTCGATATTGCCTGTCACTTCCAGAGTGAAACTTAGCGCGCTGGATTGAACGATGACCAGCGCAAAAAATGCCCACATGACGTTTTTAAAAAAAGTGAACAGCATCGGTGCTCTCCAGAAGTAACGGAAGTCTGCATAAGGCCTGCTAATTTAACAGGCAAAATCATGGCAGAAAATACGGGGTTGTGCCGGAGAGAAGGGTAAATGAAGTGAAATTAAGCAGGCCGGGGCATGACCCCGGTCTTATAGAGGAACGGGGGCCGGGTTTAGTCGGCAGAGGTGGCCTGGAGAATATTCAATGCGGCCGACAGGCTAACCGGGGCGCTGGACAGGGGAACCCGGTCGGTTGCCATAGTGGCCAAGGCTCCCTCCATCCACGGGTGCATCAGCACCACTTCGGTGGCTCCTTGTTGGCTGGCCTGTTCGGCGGCCAGTGCGGTAAGCCGCAGGGCCGCTTGGGTATTGCCGCGCTGCAGCTGCAAGCTACAGTCTGGGACAACCCGAACTTCAACCCTTTGGGCGGCGCGCTTGCCTGCTTCTTCAAACAACCTTTGCGTATACATCGCCGAGGCTTCTGTGGCGCACAGCGCCACGATCGAATCACTTGCCTGCAGCGCCCTTTGCGCCAGTACGTAGTCCGCTCTGAGTATCGGGACTGGCGAGGTTGCGGCGAGCGCTCTGGCGGCGCCGGAGAGCGTTGAACAGGTCAGCACCACCACATCGGCAGTTTGGCTGAGTGTTTCAAGTGCGGCGCAGACCTGTTGTTCCAGATCTGGCGCTCCCGCTTCCGCTGCGGCACGCAGATCGGCGCGAACGGCGTGCGTTAGTGAATCTGCGGACAAGCCGAGCCGGGATGCGGTCTGAGTAAATATCGCAATATTGGTTTCAAAGGTATGCAGTAACGCGATGCGCATGTGGGGGGCTCCATGAGGTTTTGACGGTTGCCTGCAAACTAGCGTACTTTCTGACGGACAATGTCCAAATTCCATGATGAATAGTACAAATATGCACAAGCATGACCGGCTGGCCGCCTTTCTCAGGGCCTTTGATCTGAAAGTCAGGGTGCTTTCCTGCCCGACAGACCATGCCAACCTCTACGTCGCTGCGCGTGAGGTGGGTGAAGGGGCATCACATATCCGTTTTAACGTAGCAGGCGGGCCGCCGCCGGAAGGTGAGTTTGCGGTCATCGTCAGCGCCGGCGTCGATTTTTCCGGCGAGCTGAACCCGCTGGTCGGTACCTTGCCCGACAGAATGGATTTCTTGCTGGCGGACACGCCGGCGCTGCAGGGCGTTGCCGATTTGTTTATTGGCGAAGCGCAATCCCCCCGTTGTGGAACGGTGTCGGTGCAGGATCGGTTGTGCGAAGTCATCATTGTGCTGGTCATCCGGCGCGCTATTGCCGCCGGTGCGGTGAAAGCCGGCATGTTGGCCGGGTTGGCCCATCCCGCCCTTCACCGTAGCCTGGTTGCCATGCACGACGAGCCGGCCTGCAAATGGTCGGTTGAAAGGCTGGCGCAGACCGCCGGCATGTCGCGCAGCCATTTTATCGAGCGATTCGGGACGGTTGTGGGGGAAACGCCGGGCGCTTATCTCACGGCATGGCGTTTAACGCTGGGCAGAAAAGCGCTGATGTCGGGGCGAAGCGTCAAGCAGGTGGCCTATCAGGTTGGGTTTGGCAGCGTGGAGGCGTTTTCGCGGGCATTTTCCGCCAAATATGGCGTGCCCCCGAGCTCAGTGAAAAAGGGGATGGGATTGCAGTGATGAAATAAAAAAGCCAGGTGCTGATGCAACCTGGTTTTTTTGATGCACAATCAGGTGACTGGCGCAGGGTAATCAACGCTTTTAAAAAACGTCAAATGTTGAAATCAGGAGTTCACAGCATGTCAGTGGTTACGAATAACTCGCTTCTCAGTGAAACGGTCGTTCAGACTGCGCCGACGACCTCGGCCCTCAACACATTGAAAATGCTGGTGCGTTACAAAGCCTGGGCGGATGCATTGACGTTCAGCAACGTCAGATCCTTGCCGGAGGGCGAAGCCCTGAAACCGCGCCCGACGCGGTTTGGCAATATGGTGCATACGCTAAACCATACGTACGTGGTGGACGATATCTTCAGACACCATCTGCAGGGGAAAAAGCACGGCTATACCGCGCGCAATACCGAGCATACGCCGGAGCTGGAAACGTTGTGGCAAGCGGTGCAGGAAATGGACCGCTGGTATATCGATCTGGTGGATACCTGGTCAAACGAGGATCTGACGAAAGTCGTTCATTTCGAATTTGTCGGTGGGGGTGAAGGCGTGATGACGCAGGAGCAAATCCTATTGCACCTGGTGAATCACGCCACCTATCACCGGGGCTTTGTCGGCGACCTGATGTACCAGGTGCCCTTTACGCCGCCGTCAAACGACTTGCCGGTGTTTATCAGGGATCATTTCAACCCGGCCCGTTAAGCTGGGCCCACGGGGGCTGGCTATCGGCCCCGGTTTTTTGGCATCATCATTAATATCGCCATATCAGTGAAAAACCGATATTCATCGAGCTGGTAGCGAAGCCGTGGGGTTTATAGAGGGGGGTACCGACAAAGGTATCGAGGCTGGTATTCCATTTTTCAATTCTTACGCCTGCGATACCGCCTGCCAGCTTATGCCCAACAGCGTTCTCGCTCTGCATAACATAGCCATAATCGCTGCCAACATAGGGCTGTAGCGGAACTGAACTTAAGTTCCAGGCCATCGTATTTTGCCAGTAGATGCCTTTGTTGCCGAACAAGTTAAGTTCGCCATCAAATCCTCTCACGGTATTACGGCTCCCAATGCCTAACTTGTCCTGTATAGGCAAGTCATAGTTGGTGAGTTGCAGCGTTAATCCGCCCCTATAATCCATGGAAAGGTTGGATAGCATGAAAGGATTAAATACGCTGGCTTCGGCTTTAATAATGTGGCTGCTTAAGTTATAGGCGCCATCGAGATGATTGGTCTGGAACCATCGCATATTTTTCAAAATATCCAGCGATAACGAAACCCTTGCATCATCGATGTAGTGCAAGTGTTTGGCGCCAATTTTTATATTGGTTAAGCGTTTACGCTGAAGGTCTATTTCCGTGTCATTAATAAAATAATGATAATCCCGCTCCAATAATTGCGCATTGAGCGTGGTTTTGTACCGAGCACCGCGTGATACCGTTCGGCCAATTTGCAGGCTGAGGCTTTCTGATTGCCCCTTATATTGGTAGTCAACAGCATAGCCGGGAATACTCTGATGATATTGACTCTTACCCGCAAACAGGTCTACTGACCAGAACCCATAGGGAAGGGAGTAGGATATTGCGTGTGAACTGTTGCCGCGAGTGTCAGATATCTCAATATTCTGGGAGTGCGATGCGTAAAGGGTATCGTTAAGCGAGGTCAGATTGTTGAGGAAAAGCGCGGCACCACCCTGATTGCGGCCAGTGGCTTTGGTGCCAGAGTTATCGACCCAGGACGCTAACTGCCAATATTTCTCTTGTTTGCGCAGCACTTCAATTTTACTTTCTCCCGGCGTTTGGCTGGGGGCAATACGGATGTCAGACAGCGTGCCGGGAAGGGTGTTGATGTTTTCCAACCCTTGTTCAACGTTGCGGATATTGAGTATGTCGCCGGCTTTAAGCGGAAAAACGCTGGCCAGATTGAAATGCCCGCTGCTGTCGTCACTCAGCTTGATGCTGTTGACGCGGCCATAAATCAGAGAAAGAGTGAGAGTCTCTTCTTTGGCATGATAGGCGGTCACCGCTGCACGTGAAGTGATCAGCCCTTCGCCGATCAACTGATTTTGTATGGCCTTCTGCAGATTGCTTATTCCCGTTGCGCCCAGACACTGGTGTTCGGCGCTCTTGGCCAATTGCCTAATGGCGGGGATTGGGCGCATTTCACCACTTTCAATTTGCACCTTACGGATCATCAGGCAAGGGTTCTCCTGCGGGTAGAAGAGCGCCTCTTGGCGCGTGTCGCTCTGTTGGGTGAATACGGTGGGAGCGCCAGGCTGCAGCTTGTTCTGAATATTCCGCTCTTTATTTTCCTGGCTGACAGTCTGTTGTTCCAATGTGGATAACAGATTACCGGCATGGGTGCCCTCTGCTTGCAATAGACTCAGCAGTAATAGGATATTTTTTTTCATATTAATTTTTTACGTCAGGGTAAAACCTCCGCCGAGCGGCGGAGGAATAATATTACCAGCTACGGGACCACCAGGATGACCACCATGAGTTTGTCGGTGGGGTGACGACAGGAGGCTTGTAATTAATGTCTCTGCCGTTGTTGAACACTGAACCTTGGGTTGAGGTCAGGGTACCGTTATTGCTAAATAACGTTCCTTTATGAGAAATGTTATTTTTTGCCCGAATAGTGCCGTTGTTGGAGAAGGTCGTATCCGATACGGTCACCCCTCCTTGCTGAGAGACTATTGTCCCATTGTTAGACGTAGTGGTTGACTTAATATCAATATTATTTTTTGCGCTGATGTCTTTAGCGTTGCTGAAAGAGGTGGCGCTGATATTAAGTGCGTTATTGGCCGTGATATCCCCTTGGTTCGACAGCACGGTGGTTGCCAGGTTTGCATTGCCGCCAGCAGCGATTTTACCCGCGTTTGAAAGAGACGTAGCAGACAACAACATATCACCGCCATCAGTCACTAATTCGCCGTTATTTCTAAGGCTGACGGGTGTACTGTCATTAACCCCCACACCATTTTCATTGGCGATTAAGATGATTTTTCCTGCATACATACCACCGAGCTGGGAGACATCTACCAACACTTCTGGTGATTTTTCTTTGTTTTCCAGGTTTATGTAACGAGTCAGATCTGCGGTGACGGTTTTCTTGCCCGCCAACACCAGCAGGCTCTTGGCTTGCACCGCGGCATTGATATTCTCAGCGCGGGCAATCACGGCGGTGTAGTCCACATCACCTTTCTGCAGCCCCTTGCCTTCGAATGCTACCGTGCCGCCGGTAACGCTATAGCCGGTGAACTGTTTGTCTTTGAACTGCAGTTCGCCGGTGGTCAGTACCCCGGTACCGGTATTGATAAATCCGCAACCGTTACAGGTAATGCCGGAACGGTTGGCGACGATAACGTCCGCCTTCTGGCCGGCGACTTCGATCATCCCATTCAGCAGCGTTTTGTCGCTGGAATTGATTTCATTAAGAATCACCTTCGCGGCACCTGCGCTCAGGTTGGGGTTGGCGGTGATGGCACCGGCCAGTTGGCTTTGCGCGCTGCCTTGCGCATTGTTCAATAC is part of the Serratia quinivorans genome and encodes:
- a CDS encoding BetR domain; the encoded protein is MDNNHQKFDSQSIANRVRELFVHYGIGKRQHAKELSRILDLSFSHAHRKLKGQSPWTLEQINNVAAALGETPAAIVDTGPENVISAQTMVRDAIFYVGGVELGCVAYIGHELVGGRSSEYVALQQAGQWCLYRADDAPLGQRFCVELIELRSAAVEDERLSIAVLDDSHQAADELTKYLNSRGFHAVAFYDVSSFNLALQQSLFDGYVVDWLIGQETADQCIAAIRASDNPDAPVLVLTGQLGTDQRESEIARAMRDYDVLGPYEKPVRLHVIEAALLRCFNL
- the luxQ gene encoding Autoinducer 2 sensor kinase/phosphatase luxQ, with product MSAIDVLVNTKVSAEHADTFQRLETAAQQIESQMKDLTDYAHLDSGMMELRIAPFDVQRLVEETANEINTLSQKDQVTLLCEVECGHLQIHSDPLRIRQIIVNLLTNAFKYTESGTITLYSSLRRQPNGNALIIEVTDTGIGIEKEMLDQIFQPFTQLDQSHTRQYGGVGMGLAIVHGLVTLLDGSITVYSEPKKGSTFIVSIPVEVSNEERLDEIPHHHQGLLQKQRHILVVDDNKSVSDAFAALLDKLGYQHELCNSSERALQKLLRRPYDALLLDLQMPGIDGAALAKQLRSQRGPNRGIPIVGISAYTPEQLSAEQRALFDNYLMKPVRLDALSSALASLLAARD
- a CDS encoding Oxidoreductase molybdopterin binding domain codes for the protein MLFTFFKNVMWAFFALVIVQSSALSFTLEVTGNIENTTDPAKKSYLFTDKQLLAMPVSSITTSTSWTPQRKFEGVAVADILARVGAKGSTLTFYALNDYYIDVPLSDVEKYNMILAYKMDGEMLKIRNFGPLFLVYPRDAAGPELNSPLYNSRFIWQVDRIVIK
- the btr_2 gene encoding Bacillibactin transport regulator, which encodes MHKHDRLAAFLRAFDLKVRVLSCPTDHANLYVAAREVGEGASHIRFNVAGGPPPEGEFAVIVSAGVDFSGELNPLVGTLPDRMDFLLADTPALQGVADLFIGEAQSPRCGTVSVQDRLCEVIIVLVIRRAIAAGAVKAGMLAGLAHPALHRSLVAMHDEPACKWSVERLAQTAGMSRSHFIERFGTVVGETPGAYLTAWRLTLGRKALMSGRSVKQVAYQVGFGSVEAFSRAFSAKYGVPPSSVKKGMGLQ
- a CDS encoding DinB family, with the protein product MSVVTNNSLLSETVVQTAPTTSALNTLKMLVRYKAWADALTFSNVRSLPEGEALKPRPTRFGNMVHTLNHTYVVDDIFRHHLQGKKHGYTARNTEHTPELETLWQAVQEMDRWYIDLVDTWSNEDLTKVVHFEFVGGGEGVMTQEQILLHLVNHATYHRGFVGDLMYQVPFTPPSNDLPVFIRDHFNPAR
- the shlB_1 gene encoding Hemolysin transporter protein shlB precursor, giving the protein MKKNILLLLSLLQAEGTHAGNLLSTLEQQTVSQENKERNIQNKLQPGAPTVFTQQSDTRQEALFYPQENPCLMIRKVQIESGEMRPIPAIRQLAKSAEHQCLGATGISNLQKAIQNQLIGEGLITSRAAVTAYHAKEETLTLSLIYGRVNSIKLSDDSSGHFNLASVFPLKAGDILNIRNVEQGLENINTLPGTLSDIRIAPSQTPGESKIEVLRKQEKYWQLASWVDNSGTKATGRNQGGAALFLNNLTSLNDTLYASHSQNIEISDTRGNSSHAISYSLPYGFWSVDLFAGKSQYHQSIPGYAVDYQYKGQSESLSLQIGRTVSRGARYKTTLNAQLLERDYHYFINDTEIDLQRKRLTNIKIGAKHLHYIDDARVSLSLDILKNMRWFQTNHLDGAYNLSSHIIKAEASVFNPFMLSNLSMDYRGGLTLQLTNYDLPIQDKLGIGSRNTVRGFDGELNLFGNKGIYWQNTMAWNLSSVPLQPYVGSDYGYVMQSENAVGHKLAGGIAGVRIEKWNTSLDTFVGTPLYKPHGFATSSMNIGFSLIWRY
- the hpmA_1 gene encoding Hemolysin precursor, whose translation is MKKVLPRKISCLSAMIMFCLSGGAAFADASIVPVGGNVNLAANNVPVVNINQPGQDGVSHNQYSQFDVGSQGAVLNNAQGSAQSQLAGAITANPNLSAGAAKVILNEINSSDKTLLNGMIEVAGQKADVIVANRSGITCNGCGFINTGTGVLTTGELQFKDKQFTGYSVTGGTVAFEGKGLQKGDVDYTAVIARAENINAAVQAKSLLVLAGKKTVTADLTRYINLENKEKSPEVLVDVSQLGGMYAGKIILIANENGVGVNDSTPVSLRNNGELVTDGGDMLLSATSLSNAGKIAAGGNANLATTVLSNQGDITANNALNISATSFSNAKDISAKNNIDIKSTTTSNNGTIVSQQGGVTVSDTTFSNNGTIRAKNNISHKGTLFSNNGTLTSTQGSVFNNGRDINYKPPVVTPPTNSWWSSWWSRSW